The following are from one region of the uncultured Hyphomonas sp. genome:
- the selD gene encoding selenide, water dikinase SelD, protein MADTVVEPRLTSLAHGGGCGCKLAPNVLADILSEMPLTIGSKDLLVDAGTSDDAAVYKINETTALVATTDFFTPIVDDPHTFGRIAATNALSDVFAMGAKPIFSLAIVGMPIGKISPETIRAILAGGQSVAEAAGAPVAGGHSIDAAEPIYGLVAMGLVDPARILMNSNAKAGDVLILGKPLGIGIYSAALKQEILTPAHYEEMIASTTRLNTPGTDLSAMDGVHAATDVTGFGLIGHGSEMARGAGVSLVIEKAKVPVFDGARALAEDGVKTGASGRNWESVQALVSGAMNDVERDLLCDPQTSGGLLVSCAPEAADDVLALFARHGHTGAAIVGRIEAGAPSVQVI, encoded by the coding sequence ATGGCTGATACAGTTGTGGAGCCCCGGCTCACCTCCCTCGCCCATGGCGGCGGATGCGGCTGCAAGCTCGCGCCCAATGTGCTGGCCGATATTCTCTCGGAAATGCCGCTCACCATCGGCTCGAAAGATCTGCTGGTCGATGCAGGCACCAGCGACGATGCGGCGGTTTACAAGATCAACGAGACGACGGCCCTCGTCGCCACAACAGATTTCTTCACGCCCATCGTGGATGACCCGCACACATTCGGGCGGATCGCGGCCACGAATGCGCTGTCGGATGTGTTCGCCATGGGGGCAAAGCCGATCTTCTCGCTCGCCATTGTGGGCATGCCGATCGGAAAGATTTCACCCGAAACGATCCGCGCCATTCTCGCTGGCGGGCAGTCTGTCGCCGAGGCCGCCGGGGCGCCGGTGGCAGGCGGGCACTCAATTGATGCCGCCGAACCGATCTATGGCCTCGTCGCCATGGGGCTGGTGGACCCTGCCCGTATCCTGATGAATTCAAATGCCAAGGCTGGCGACGTGCTGATCCTCGGCAAGCCGCTGGGCATTGGTATCTATTCGGCAGCATTGAAGCAGGAAATCCTGACCCCTGCGCATTATGAAGAGATGATCGCATCAACCACACGGCTGAACACGCCGGGGACGGACCTTTCCGCCATGGACGGCGTACACGCCGCCACCGATGTCACCGGCTTCGGCCTGATCGGACACGGCAGCGAAATGGCCCGCGGTGCCGGCGTGTCTCTGGTCATCGAAAAAGCGAAAGTACCGGTGTTTGACGGCGCCCGGGCGCTGGCCGAAGACGGCGTGAAGACCGGCGCATCCGGCCGCAACTGGGAGTCCGTGCAGGCCCTTGTCAGCGGCGCCATGAACGATGTGGAACGCGACCTGCTGTGCGATCCGCAGACCAGCGGCGGCCTGCTGGTTTCCTGCGCGCCGGAGGCGGCAGACGACGTGCTCGCCCTGTTCGCCCGCCATGGACACACCGGCGCCGCCATTGTCGGCCGCATCGAGGCCGGGGCACCATCGGTTCAGGTCATCTGA
- a CDS encoding nitronate monooxygenase family protein: MKTKITELFGIEHPIIQGGMHYVGFAEMAAAVSNAGGLGIITALTQKTPADLANEIARCKDMTDKPFGVNITFLPSTTPPDYPAIVEAVIKGGVKVVETAGNNPSAVLPHLQGAGIKVIHKCTAVRHALKAQSIGCDAVSVDGFECGGHPGEDDVPNFILLPRAADELEIPFVSSGGQADGRSLVASLAFGAQGMNMGTRFIATKEAPVHENVKQAILAASELDTRLVMRPLRNTERVLNNAGVESLLEKEKRLGSDIKFEDIIDEVAGVYPRIMVNGEMDAGAWSCGMVAGLIHDVPTCKELIDRIMAEAEDIISNQMMGMLGGKVPA, encoded by the coding sequence ATGAAGACCAAGATCACCGAATTGTTCGGCATTGAGCACCCCATTATCCAGGGCGGCATGCACTATGTCGGCTTTGCGGAAATGGCCGCGGCTGTTTCGAATGCTGGCGGGCTGGGCATCATCACGGCGCTGACCCAGAAGACCCCGGCTGACCTCGCCAATGAGATCGCCCGCTGCAAGGACATGACCGACAAGCCGTTCGGCGTGAACATCACCTTCCTGCCGTCGACCACGCCGCCGGATTACCCGGCCATCGTCGAGGCCGTGATCAAGGGCGGCGTCAAAGTGGTGGAAACTGCGGGCAACAACCCGTCCGCCGTGCTGCCGCATCTGCAGGGCGCCGGCATCAAGGTGATCCACAAATGCACCGCCGTCCGCCACGCGCTGAAGGCCCAGTCGATTGGCTGCGATGCAGTCTCCGTCGATGGCTTCGAATGCGGCGGCCACCCGGGCGAAGACGATGTGCCGAACTTCATCCTGCTGCCGCGCGCCGCCGATGAGCTGGAAATCCCGTTCGTGTCCTCCGGCGGTCAGGCCGATGGCCGTTCGCTGGTCGCCTCGCTGGCCTTTGGCGCACAGGGCATGAACATGGGGACGCGCTTCATCGCGACGAAAGAAGCCCCGGTGCACGAGAATGTGAAACAGGCGATCCTCGCCGCCTCCGAACTCGACACCCGCCTCGTCATGCGCCCGCTGCGCAATACAGAGCGTGTGCTGAACAATGCCGGCGTCGAGAGCCTGCTTGAAAAAGAGAAGCGCCTCGGCTCTGACATCAAGTTCGAAGACATCATCGATGAAGTGGCCGGCGTCTATCCGCGGATCATGGTCAATGGCGAAATGGATGCCGGTGCGTGGAGCTGTGGCATGGTTGCGGGCCTGATCCATGATGTCCCGACCTGTAAGGAACTGATCGACCGGATCATGGCCGAGGCCGAAGACATCATCTCCAACCAGATGATGGGCATGCTGGGCGGCAAAGTTCCGGCGTGA
- a CDS encoding HAD family acid phosphatase, with the protein MKHHILLSTVALLAACQTAPVAPAPTETTTVDVIETVAPPAPTQSQQWLYGSAEARIALKQDWNAIAAYVEAKAANHPNTSVVLAPMTGDIATAKTADFLACDADQPLAAVFDADETLIWNLGSMGYFTREGVGFDPAVWDEWEKTGAGKAVAIPGVKDAFKRIRDAGVEIIVNTNRNNANYAGTADTLKAAGLGEFAHEQTLFLRGDAPGGGGKDGRRYVISDNYCVIALAGDQLGDIADIFNDKALTPPERKALTAAPAFDQMWGNGWFILPNPVYGPSIAGTMEEVFPASTDWAPPAAEE; encoded by the coding sequence ATGAAACATCACATTCTGCTCAGCACTGTCGCCCTCCTTGCCGCCTGCCAGACCGCACCGGTGGCCCCTGCCCCAACGGAAACCACCACCGTTGACGTGATCGAAACCGTGGCCCCGCCCGCGCCGACACAGAGCCAGCAATGGCTTTACGGCTCGGCCGAGGCCCGCATCGCCCTGAAGCAGGACTGGAACGCCATCGCCGCCTATGTCGAGGCCAAAGCCGCGAACCACCCGAATACGAGCGTCGTGCTGGCCCCCATGACGGGCGACATCGCCACCGCCAAAACCGCCGACTTCCTCGCCTGCGATGCCGACCAGCCGCTCGCCGCCGTGTTCGATGCCGACGAGACGCTGATCTGGAATCTCGGCTCGATGGGATATTTCACCCGTGAAGGCGTCGGCTTCGATCCCGCCGTCTGGGACGAATGGGAGAAGACCGGTGCCGGCAAGGCCGTCGCCATTCCGGGCGTGAAGGACGCGTTCAAACGCATCCGCGATGCCGGGGTGGAGATCATCGTCAACACGAACCGCAACAATGCCAATTATGCTGGTACGGCCGACACGCTGAAGGCGGCGGGCCTCGGTGAATTCGCGCATGAGCAGACGCTGTTCCTGCGCGGCGACGCCCCCGGCGGCGGCGGCAAGGACGGGCGCCGCTACGTGATCTCCGACAATTACTGCGTCATCGCCCTCGCAGGCGACCAGCTGGGCGACATTGCCGACATCTTCAATGACAAGGCCCTCACCCCGCCGGAGCGCAAGGCGCTGACCGCTGCCCCGGCCTTCGATCAGATGTGGGGCAATGGCTGGTTCATCCTGCCGAACCCGGTCTATGGCCCGTCGATTGCGGGCACGATGGAAGAGGTCTTCCCGGCAAGCACGGACTGGGCGCCTCCCGCCGCAGAGGAATAG
- a CDS encoding alpha/beta hydrolase, translating to MKVFIHGVPDTPHLWKPLIGALGLQPEDYFAPALPGFGTPVPKGFACTKDAYAAHLIAEIEKLDQKIDLVGHDWGALLSQRIASLRPDLIRTWCVTNAVIDPEYRGHKTARMWATPLLGEFVMLNMRNKPRLEATLIQGGMPAALAKEEVPLIDKTMRQSILKLYRSAVGLRFSGDWVSDLANLPSPGQLFWGETDPFVDLSVAERFSKAHNVPLHVEKGTGHWACADRAEEFADVLKALWAKG from the coding sequence ATGAAGGTCTTCATCCATGGTGTGCCGGACACGCCGCATCTCTGGAAGCCGCTGATCGGCGCGCTCGGCCTTCAACCGGAAGACTATTTCGCCCCCGCCCTGCCGGGCTTTGGCACGCCAGTGCCGAAGGGCTTTGCCTGCACCAAGGACGCCTATGCCGCCCATCTGATCGCGGAAATCGAGAAGCTGGACCAGAAGATCGATCTGGTCGGCCATGACTGGGGCGCGCTGCTGTCCCAGCGCATCGCCAGCCTGCGGCCGGACCTGATCCGCACCTGGTGCGTCACCAATGCGGTGATCGATCCGGAGTATCGCGGGCACAAGACAGCGCGGATGTGGGCAACGCCTCTGCTCGGCGAATTCGTCATGCTGAACATGCGCAATAAGCCGCGCCTGGAAGCGACCCTCATCCAGGGCGGCATGCCCGCCGCCCTCGCCAAAGAGGAAGTGCCGCTGATCGACAAGACGATGCGCCAGTCGATCCTCAAGCTCTACCGCTCCGCCGTGGGCCTGCGCTTCTCGGGCGACTGGGTCAGCGACCTTGCGAACCTGCCTTCCCCCGGACAACTCTTCTGGGGCGAGACCGATCCGTTCGTAGACCTCTCCGTCGCCGAACGTTTCTCGAAGGCGCACAATGTGCCCCTGCATGTCGAAAAAGGCACCGGCCACTGGGCCTGCGCCGACCGGGCAGAAGAGTTTGCAGATGTGCTGAAGGCGCTGTGGGCGAAGGGCTGA
- a CDS encoding SAM-dependent methyltransferase, with protein MSQMITLRPIGTVSSTRDTPIDDDWDAIPAHIDLDPDQFTAEALMGLDAFSHCEILFQFDRVPDGKIETGARHPRGREDWPRIGIFAQRGKNRPNRIGLTTCRIVSVEGLRLTLTGLDAIDGTPVLDIKPVMSGFAPRGDFHEPDWSKEIMAGYW; from the coding sequence ATGAGCCAGATGATCACCCTCCGCCCGATCGGTACGGTTTCTTCCACGCGCGATACGCCCATCGATGATGACTGGGATGCCATCCCGGCCCATATCGATCTCGACCCGGACCAATTCACTGCCGAGGCCCTGATGGGCCTGGATGCGTTTTCGCACTGCGAAATCCTCTTCCAGTTCGACCGGGTGCCGGACGGGAAGATCGAGACCGGCGCGCGCCACCCGCGCGGCCGGGAAGACTGGCCCCGCATCGGCATCTTCGCCCAGCGCGGCAAGAACAGGCCGAACCGGATCGGCCTCACCACCTGCCGCATCGTCTCGGTCGAGGGCCTGCGCCTGACGCTGACCGGCCTCGATGCCATCGACGGTACGCCGGTGCTGGACATCAAGCCCGTCATGTCCGGCTTTGCTCCGCGCGGCGATTTCCATGAGCCGGACTGGTCAAAGGAAATCATGGCAGGCTACTGGTAG
- a CDS encoding response regulator, with protein sequence MDTNTRMHESPPDEVETTGGTGLDLSRARIDVMQLMFWGCLLISIAAASVALAWPKASGAPGPILLIAMGSGGLVFLLWTVRGAGRMLGLFPEKGSAIRAAQASQPRFGWIEALDESVLIADQGGAPVAANTAYKDLTTMALMVSQGDNGPVTVDRLFGASPGLAAPVYRLSKDAKAGMARREVLPPITIGPEQVPAQYEISVSPLPRGKVLWRIRPIAGEREATGAADLKSLYVEDAPMGFFAARPDGTITYANSWLRDTLGLPESARNVRIDDIMRPEFVKMLSRDRKTGLPGRVDVQIRGRDGIETPVHAITTWSGRGAEAAGRTILLPSAQMLNGGEERFALTGSRPPRPDGDPMFDDAPFGAVRLQGESVQSAIILDANRALMEMTSGQAAPGGQFAAMFQAEEGDDALSSVLVDAIDKPVGLKLAGKDPRHVNVFVALDGNGRPSVAYIMDITDQRQLEIRLAHGEKMQAIGQLAGGVAHDFNNVLQGIILNNEELMVRHPLGDPSYSNLQSINEFAMRAKELVKMLLAYARQQTFKREIFAVPDFLSEFSILLRQLLDERIELEVKHGRDVPHIKADKNQLENAILNLATNARDAMLSHDNGGKLTIRTARTTGADAHAKGFKFVEDGEYMLIEVEDTGHGMSKDVMEKIFQPFFTTKEAGVGTGLGLATVYGIIKQSGGYVCTTSAVGKGTTFHIYLPALRAEEVPVPEEPTAADKAAARPMDISGRGRILLIEDEDGVRGIAASLLRSRGYEVEEACDGEEAMEILEDNPDSFDLVISDVVMPGKDGPTLIREAKDLLGHARVIFISGYAERDIAQQLDDDRAVSFLPKPFTVRQLAERVKQELGSPAKEAA encoded by the coding sequence ATGGACACCAATACCCGGATGCATGAGAGCCCGCCGGATGAGGTCGAAACGACCGGGGGCACAGGGCTGGATCTGTCGCGTGCCCGGATCGACGTGATGCAGCTCATGTTCTGGGGCTGTCTGCTGATTTCCATTGCTGCGGCGAGCGTGGCGCTGGCCTGGCCGAAGGCCTCCGGTGCACCGGGGCCGATCCTGCTGATCGCCATGGGCTCCGGTGGTCTGGTCTTCTTGCTTTGGACCGTCCGCGGCGCCGGCCGCATGCTGGGCCTCTTCCCGGAGAAGGGCTCTGCTATCCGCGCGGCGCAGGCCAGCCAGCCGCGTTTCGGCTGGATCGAAGCGCTGGACGAAAGCGTCCTGATCGCCGACCAGGGCGGCGCCCCGGTTGCCGCGAACACCGCTTACAAGGATCTCACCACCATGGCGCTGATGGTCAGCCAGGGCGATAATGGCCCGGTGACTGTGGACCGCCTGTTCGGCGCGAGCCCGGGTCTCGCGGCGCCGGTCTACCGCCTGTCCAAGGACGCCAAGGCCGGCATGGCCCGCCGGGAAGTGCTGCCGCCCATCACAATCGGTCCGGAACAGGTGCCCGCCCAATACGAGATTTCCGTTTCCCCGCTGCCGCGTGGCAAGGTGCTCTGGCGGATCCGCCCGATTGCCGGCGAGCGCGAGGCGACCGGCGCGGCCGACCTGAAATCGCTTTATGTCGAAGACGCGCCGATGGGCTTCTTCGCTGCCCGCCCGGATGGCACGATCACCTATGCGAACTCCTGGCTGCGCGACACGCTCGGCCTGCCGGAGTCGGCGCGCAATGTCCGCATCGACGACATCATGCGTCCGGAATTCGTGAAGATGCTGTCGCGCGACCGCAAGACCGGCCTGCCGGGCCGGGTCGATGTCCAGATCCGCGGCCGGGACGGGATCGAGACCCCGGTCCATGCCATCACGACCTGGTCTGGCCGCGGCGCGGAAGCAGCCGGCCGGACGATCCTGCTGCCAAGCGCGCAGATGCTGAATGGCGGCGAAGAACGGTTTGCTCTCACAGGGTCTCGCCCGCCGCGTCCGGATGGCGACCCGATGTTCGACGACGCGCCCTTCGGTGCAGTCCGCCTGCAGGGCGAAAGCGTGCAGAGCGCTATCATCCTCGACGCGAACCGCGCGCTGATGGAAATGACCAGCGGCCAGGCGGCGCCTGGCGGCCAGTTCGCGGCGATGTTCCAGGCGGAAGAGGGCGATGACGCGCTCTCCAGCGTGCTGGTGGATGCCATCGACAAGCCGGTCGGCCTCAAACTGGCTGGCAAGGATCCGCGCCACGTCAATGTTTTCGTTGCCCTGGATGGCAATGGCCGCCCATCGGTGGCCTATATCATGGACATCACCGACCAGCGCCAGCTGGAGATCCGCCTGGCGCATGGCGAGAAGATGCAGGCCATCGGCCAGCTCGCCGGCGGTGTTGCGCACGACTTCAACAATGTGCTGCAGGGCATCATCCTCAACAATGAGGAACTGATGGTGCGCCACCCGCTGGGCGATCCGTCCTATTCAAACCTTCAGTCCATCAACGAATTCGCGATGCGGGCGAAGGAACTGGTGAAGATGCTGCTGGCCTATGCGCGCCAGCAGACCTTCAAGCGCGAGATCTTCGCGGTGCCGGACTTCCTCAGCGAGTTCTCCATCCTGCTGCGCCAGCTGCTGGACGAGCGGATCGAGCTGGAGGTCAAGCATGGCCGCGATGTGCCGCACATCAAGGCCGACAAGAACCAGCTGGAAAACGCGATCCTCAACCTCGCCACCAATGCGCGCGATGCGATGCTGAGCCACGACAATGGCGGCAAGCTGACGATCCGTACTGCGCGGACCACCGGCGCCGATGCCCATGCCAAGGGTTTCAAATTCGTCGAGGATGGCGAGTACATGCTGATCGAGGTGGAAGACACCGGCCACGGCATGTCGAAGGACGTCATGGAAAAGATCTTCCAGCCCTTCTTCACCACCAAGGAAGCCGGTGTCGGCACGGGCCTGGGCCTGGCGACAGTTTACGGCATCATCAAACAGTCCGGCGGCTATGTCTGCACGACGTCCGCTGTCGGCAAGGGCACGACGTTCCACATCTATCTGCCGGCCCTGAGGGCAGAGGAAGTGCCGGTTCCGGAAGAGCCGACCGCTGCCGACAAGGCCGCCGCCCGCCCGATGGACATTTCCGGACGCGGACGGATCCTCCTGATCGAAGACGAGGATGGCGTACGCGGCATTGCGGCGTCGCTCCTGCGCTCGCGCGGGTATGAGGTCGAGGAGGCCTGCGATGGCGAAGAAGCCATGGAAATCCTCGAAGACAATCCGGACAGCTTCGACCTGGTCATTTCCGACGTGGTCATGCCGGGCAAGGACGGGCCGACCCTGATCCGCGAGGCGAAAGACCTGCTGGGCCATGCCCGCGTGATCTTCATCTCCGGTTATGCCGAACGCGACATCGCCCAGCAGCTGGACGACGACCGCGCGGTCTCCTTCCTGCCGAAACCGTTCACCGTCCGCCAGCTGGCCGAGCGCGTGAAACAGGAACTCGGCAGTCCCGCCAAGGAAGCCGCCTGA